Below is a window of Pseudomonas sp. B21-040 DNA.
GCCCAAGTTGATTGAACCAGTCCGGCAAATCCACCTGCCGTAAATCGGCCGCCGACAACCCGTTGACCCGCGCCAGCAGCAACGCCACCAACCCGCGAATCAACCGGGCATCGCTGCTCGCCGCGAACTGCCAGTGACCGTCATTCAGTGAACCCACCAGCCACACCTGGCTTTCACAGCCATGCACCCGGTTGGTATCCACCTTATCCACATCGCTCAGCGCCGGCAGGCGGTCGCCCCATTGCATCAACAGGCGCGCCCGTTGTTCCCAGCCGGCAGCGTTCTGGAACGTGTCCAGCGCCGTCACAGCCTCGGCAGGCAAGTTCATCGCAGCAACTCCAGCGCCTGATCCAGCGCTTCAAAGAACCGCTCCAGGTCTTCGGAATCGTTGTACAGCGCCAGCGACACCCGGATCGCCCCGGCCAACTCGAAGCTCTTGAGCAGCGGCATGGCGCAGTGATGACCCGCACGCACGGCAATCCCCTGTTCGGTCAGCAAATGCGCCAGATCCGAGTTATGCACACCCTCGACGACAAAACTGGCCAGCGCCAATTGCGGTTTGCCCAGCAGGCGAATGCCGTTTCGGGCTTCAAGTCCTTTTAGCAAATAGTCATGCAACGCCGTTTCGTGGGCGTTAACGGCGTCCTGATCGAGCCCGGCGAGGTAGTCCAGCGTCGCGCCCAGACCAATCACACTGGCAATCGGCGGCGTTCCCGCCTCGAAACCCAGTGGGGCAGGGCGAAAGCGTGCGCCATGGTAATCCGCGTCCAGCACCATTTCGCCGCCGAACTGCCAATGACGCAGATGCTTGAGCGCCTCGTTGCGCCCGAACAGCACGCCCAGGCCATCGGGGCCATAGAGCTTGTGGCTGGAAAACACATAGAAGTCGCAACCCAGTGCTTGCACGTCATGCCGACCATGCACCACGCCTTGAGCGCCATCGACCACGGTCAACGCGTCGTGTGCCTTGGCCATCGCCAATAGGGC
It encodes the following:
- a CDS encoding SufE family protein, whose product is MNLPAEAVTALDTFQNAAGWEQRARLLMQWGDRLPALSDVDKVDTNRVHGCESQVWLVGSLNDGHWQFAASSDARLIRGLVALLLARVNGLSAADLRQVDLPDWFNQLGLSRQLSPSRSNGLNAVLQRMNELASLP
- a CDS encoding aminotransferase class V-fold PLP-dependent enzyme → MMIPSPWRADFPAIAALQRQDQTYLDNAATTQKPQALLDALTHYYANGAANVHRAQHLPGAHATQAFEASRSKVAQWLNAGDCGQIIFTHGATSALNLLAYGLEHLFQPGDELVISALEHHANLLPWQQLAHRRELKLVILPLDADGLIDLEAAARLIGPQTRLLAVSQLSNVLGAWQPLPALLAMAKAHDALTVVDGAQGVVHGRHDVQALGCDFYVFSSHKLYGPDGLGVLFGRNEALKHLRHWQFGGEMVLDADYHGARFRPAPLGFEAGTPPIASVIGLGATLDYLAGLDQDAVNAHETALHDYLLKGLEARNGIRLLGKPQLALASFVVEGVHNSDLAHLLTEQGIAVRAGHHCAMPLLKSFELAGAIRVSLALYNDSEDLERFFEALDQALELLR